The DNA sequence AGTCGAGGACGCCCATGGCCGCGGTTCCACCGGGGCCCATGGGCTCTTTCGGCCCGCCGTCGACCAGCTTGTTCTTGCCCGTCAGGAGGGCGCGGTCCCACGTCGAGTACGTGTACTTCTGCACCTGGGGCAGGGTCCCGAGCCTGTCGACGGTCGCGGCGTCGATGCTCGGTGCCTGGAGCTGTGCCGTTGTGCCCATCCGGCTCATGTCCACGTCGAGGTTGACCTCGGCGCCCACCGAGCGTGTGGCGTCCTGTTCGGCGCGGGCCGTCGCACCGTTGATCAGGACGCCGGCCAGCACCATCACGGAGATGACGAGGAAGGTGGCGAGGGTGATCAGGGTGTGGCCCTTGCGGGCCCACAGGCTGAGCCCTGCACGTGTGACGAAGTTCAAGGGGATCCGCTGCTCTCTCGGTCCGTTTCGGCGGGTGAGTGTTCGTGGGGGTGGGGCGGCTATTCGCTGTCGGTGAGGAGGGAACGGGGATGCAGGCGCAGGATCCCGAGGCCCGGGATGACCGTGGAGACCAGGGACATGCCGAGCGCGATTCCGGCGACCTTGCCGACATCGGCCGCCTCGACCCGTACCGTGGGCGAAGCGATCTCGGCGTCCGGGGTACTGCCGGACGAGACCGGCTTGTGGCCCTGGTGGCCGAGGAACGCCTCCCCGGCGGGCTGCCCGGCGAACGAACCGGCCAGAGCGGCGAGGGCGACGGCGGGCAGGGCCACGGCCGCCACTTCGACGGCGTGCTGGCCGATGAGCTTCCACTTCTTCTCGCCCATCGCGAGCAGCACTCCGAGCTCCGTGCGCCGTTCGCGGATCTGCAGGGCCACGACGAGGCCGAGGATCAGCGCTCCGGCCAGGGCGATCACCCGGACCATCAGTCCCGCGAACGTGCCGACCCGCTCGATGGGCAGGACCTGGTCCTTGTAGGCCTTGTCGTTGACGCGGAAGTCGAAGCCGCCCTTGCCCAGGAGCCTTTCGGTCTCGGCGTGCAGTCGCCGGGCCCGGTCCGGCGAGCCGATCTTGAAGACCGCCTCGCTGACCGTCGCGGTACCGGCGGTGAGCTTCTCCGTGGTGCCCACCGGGACGTACAGCGTGTTGCCGGGCAGTTCGTGCGGCGCCGTCCACATCGCCGGATCCCGTGCCGGGTCCCGGAAGATGCCGACGACCGTCACGGGCATCGTGCGCGCGCCGTCCGGCGACCGCACCCGTACGGTGTCGCCCGCCTTCAGATGGTTCGCGTCGGCCAGGCGCTGCTCGATCACCGCGACGTCGCGCCCCTCGTCTTCAGGGGTGATGCCGCGACCTGCCGTGACCTTCGTCGAGCCGTACGAGAAGGGCAGGAGCATCCCCGTGTCACGCACACCGTTCACGGCCAGCTCGCTCTTCGCCCCGTCCTCGGTCGCGGTACCGCCCGGCTCCGGAAATCTCGGCGTCAACGGCGTGAACCCCTGCGCGGCGGCCCGCACCCGCATCTCCGCGTTGTAGCGGTGGACCAGGCCCGGGGCGGCGAGCCGGTCGGCCTGAGCCCGGGTGAGACCGTCCTTCCGGACGGTCACGTCGACGCCGATGGAACGCCGCGCGTCGCTTTCCCGGCGGGCGGCGGCATCCTCCAGCAGAAGGCCGCCGAGGAGCAGGGCGCAGATGACGAGGAAGATCGCCAGCAGGGCCGCGGTCTTGGATCTCCTGCTCCCCAGGCTCATGCCGGCGCGCTTGACGAAGTTCATGGCCACGACCAAAGCAGTCTGCTGTTTGCTGCGGGATAAGCGTGTTGCAGGGAGATAAGGACGCGCCTCACACGGCGCCGCACACGTCCGGCCCTTCAGGTGCCGATCACCGCACCCCACGCGTGCGCGTCCTTATCCGGCTGCAATCGTGATCTTGGTTCCCTGTAGTCATGAGAGTCCTGGTAGCGGAGGATCACCGCGTTCTCGCCCGCACCATCGCCACCGGCCTGCGCCGTCAGGCGATGGCCGTCGACATCGCCACCACGGGCGTCGAGGCCGAGCGGATGTGCTTGCTCACCTCCTACGACGTACTGGTCCTCGACCGCGACCTGCCGGTCATGAGCGGCGACGAGGTCTGCAGACGGCTGCGCGAGCTCACCGACCCGCCACGGATCCTGATGCTGACCGCGGCGGGCGAGCTCACCGACAAGGTCTACGGCCTCACCTCGCTCGGCGCCGACGACTACCTGGCCAAGCCCTTCGACTTCACCGAACTCGTCGCCCGGATCAGGGCCCTGAGCCGCCGCACCCCCAAGCCGCCCCACACCGTGCTGAGTTTCGGCAACATCACCCTCGACGAGACGCGTCGCGAAGTGTCCGTGGACGGAAACCCGCTGGAGCTCTCCCCGAAGGAGACCGCGGTCCTGCGCCTGCTGATGCGGGCCGGTGGGGCACCGGTGGCCCACGACGAGATCGTCCGCACCGTCTGGGACGAACACCTCGACCCGGGCACCAGCGCCGTCCGCACCACCATCAGCCGGCTGCGCGCCAAGCTCGGCGACTCCTGCCCGATCCTCACGGCCAAGGGAGAGGGGTACCGGCTGTGCGGCTGAACCCCCGGGCACTGCTCACGAGGCTGCCCTTCCGCGCCCGCCTCGCCATGGCCTTCTCGGGGCTGTTCCTCCTCGCCGGCATCCTCCTCCTCGCCTTCGTGGTGGTGCTCGCACGCTACGGAACGTCCCAACAGGTCCAGGGCATCTCGGTCACCTACGGCGGCGACCTGCCGACCGGCACAGCCACCCCCTTCGGGCCCGTACACCCCACCCGCCCGGACCCCACGCTCGATCCCCCGAGCGATGTCGCCATGATCCAGAAGATCGACCGGACCGTGCGGGCCGTCCAGGACACGGCACTGCGCCAGATGGTGCTCTGGTCGGCCGTCGGCCTCCTCGTCATGGCCCTCCTCGCCGGATTCCTCGGGTGGTGGCTCGCCGGACGGGCACTGCGCCCCGTCGCCTCCATGACCGAAGCCGCCCGCCGCATCAGCGAACAGAACCTGCACCAACGCCTCGCGCTCACCGGACCCGACGACGAACTCCACCGCCTCGCCGACACCTTCGACACCATGCTCGACCGGCTGGAGAAATCCTTCGAGAGCCAGCGCCGCTTCGTCGCCAACGCCTCCCACGAGCTCAAAACGCCGCTCGCGGTTCAGCGCACCACCCTCCAGGTCGGCCTGGCCGACCCCCTGCCCGACGGCCTCACCGAAGTCCGCGAAGACCTGCTCAACGCCAATCGGGAAGCGGAACAGCTCATCAACGCCCTCCTGCTCCTGGCCCGCAGCGACCGCGGACTGGAGCAGACCGAGCCCGTGGACCTCACGACGACCGCCCGGCTCGTGGTCGCCGAACTCGCCCCCCTCGCAGCCGAGTCCGGGCTGCGCCTCGAGACCGACGCACGCTCCCCGATGGTCCTCCCCGGTGACCCCGTCCTGCTACGGCACCTCCTGACGAACGTGATCCGCAATGCCATCCAGTACAACCACCCCGGCGGCCACGTCCTCGTGCGAGCCGGGGCCTCCACCGTGTCGGTGACCAACTCCGGCCCCCGCGTCCCCGCCGACCGCGTCCCCGACCTGTTCGAGCCCTTCCGCCGCCTCGACGGCGACCGTACGGCCACCTCGGGCCACGGTCTGGGCCTGTCGATCGCGGCCTCCATCGCCCAGGCCCACCACGCCACGCTGGCCGCCCGTCCCGGCCCGGAGGGCGGACTCACCGTCACCCTGCACTTCCCCTGACGGCCCCGGGTACGTCACGTCGTCACGAGCCCCGCTTCGTAGGCGAACACGACGGCCTGCGCGCGGCTGGTGAGGGCGAGTTTGGTCATGCAGCGGTGGACGTGGGTCTTGATGGTCGCCGGGCTCAGGACGAGCCGGACGGCGATCTCGGCGTTCGACATGCCGGCGCCGACGAGGGTGAGGACTTCCCGCTCCCTCGGGGTGAGGGCATCGGCCGGGTGTGAGGTCGCCGGCGGCACCGCGGGCCGGACGGCGCAGAGGGCGAGGAGTTCCTGGAGGGCGGCGGGACTCAGGAGGGTGTCGCCTGCGTGGACGGTGTGGATGGCGGCGATCAGGCGGTCGGGCGGGGTGTTCTTGAGGAGGTACCCGCCGGCTCCCGAGCGCAGGGCCTGGAGGACGTAGGTGTCCAGGTCGAAGGTGGTCAGGATGATGATCTTGGGCGGGTTCCAGGGGGCGTTCTCCAGGATGTGCCGGGTGGCGGCGATGCCTCCGATGCCCGGCATGCGGATGTCCATGAGGATGACCTCGGGGCGGAGTTCGGCCGCGGCGACGATGGCCGTTTCGCCGCTTTCGGCCTCGCCGACGACCGTGATGCCGGGCGCGGCTTTCAGGAGCGCGACCAGTCCGGATCGGACGAGGATCTGGTCGTCGACGACGAGGATCGTGGGCATGAGCTGGATTTCCCCCGGGGCACGGCAGCAGTGACCGGCGGCCGCGATCACTGGTGGTTCGGTATCGGCAGGGTGAGGTCGACCTGGTATCCGCCCTGGGGGCGGGGGCCGGCAGCGACGCTACCGCCGTAGATTGTGGCCCGCTCCCTCATGCCCATCAAGCCGTGACCTGGGAAATCTCGCTGTGCGGGCAAGGATTGGCCGGTTCCGTCATCTGTGATGCGCACGCTGAGGCCCGAGGTGTCGTGGCGGAAGGTCATCTCGACGGCGGCGTGGTGAGCGTGTTTGAGAACGTTGGTGAGGGCCTCTTGGACGATCCGGTAGACGCACATGTCGATGCCCGCGGGAAGGCGGGTGGGGACCTCTCCCACGACCCGTACGGCGACTCCGGCCGCGTTGACGCGTTCGATCAGGGGCGGGAGCGCGGCCAGTCCCCGCGGTTGTACGTCGTCCTCGCCGGGACGAGAGCCGGCCCGTTCGGTGCCGTGCCGCAGGACGGTCAGCATGCGCCGCATCTCGTCGCCGGCCTCGCGGGCGCTGTCCGCGGCCGTGTGCAGGGCCTGGCGTGCGGCGGGCGGGTCGGAGGTGAAGACGTAGTCGGCCACCCCCGCCTGGATGGAGATGACGGAGACGTGGTGGGCGATGACGTCGTGGAGTTCGCGGGCGATGCGCATGCACTCGTCGGTGACCGCGCGGCGCGTCCTCTCCTCCTGTTCGTCCCTCAGTTGCCGTGTGAGGGCGGCCAGGCGTTCGCCGCGTTCCGCGAAGCGGCGGGAGACGTCACCGGTGACCCAGGTGACCGCGGCGGTGGACGTGACGAAGGCGACGCCGAGGCCTCCGATCCCGGGCTCCAGCAGACGGGTTCCCCACAGGAGTACGAGCCAGGTGACCACTGCGGCGGGCACGGAGACGGTACGGACCCGACGGGAGGCGACGGTGTAGCAGGCCAGGCCGAGCCCGCATACGGTCACGGCGGGATAGTGGGCCAGGCTCAGGTAGACCACGTCGCACAGCGCGACCCAGACCAGGACGGGGACGGGGAACCGGCGGCGGACGGCGAGAGGGAGGTAGACGGCGCACAGCAGGCCGTAGGACCACAGGTCGTTGTCGCGCCAGTACCCGTTGGGGTCGGGCCAGTTGTGAAGCATGGCGGCGGAGATCCCCAGCGACCCCAGCGCGTAGACCACATCCGCGATCTGGGCCAGGAGCTGAAGGCGCGGGATCGTGAACGGGGCGGAGGGTCTTGTCATGGCCGCAGCCTAAACACCGGCCATCCGGTGACCGCTCCGCCGGGGTGCGGCCCCGACCGGCGGGCGGAGGTCAGGGGTGGCCGGAGGTCGGGGTGGCCCGAGGTCAGTGGTGGCCCGAGGTCAGTGGTGGCCCGAGGTCAGTGGTGGCCCGAGGTCAGTGGTGGCCGGACATGATCATGCCCAGCGGCCGACCGGTCACGGGCGGGCAGGTCCCTGCCGCCCGCCGAGGCGGTTCCCGCCCCGTCCCGCGGGCCGGCGATCGGGTCCGGCGACCCGGGGCGGGCCCCCGGTCGGTTCGCCGGGTCGGTTCGCCGGAGTGCCGTGCCTCCATGAGGTGGATACTCTGGACATTGTGATCGAGTCTGGACCGCCACGGCACCGTAGGCGCCCAGGCCCGGGAAGCCTTGTACGGCTGTCGCCGGTCATCCTGACCGTCGTCATTGCCAGCCTGGCCTACACCACGCCGCCGGACATGGCCTTCAGCCGCCTCCTTCCCGCGGCGCCGGCCCTGGCCGCCGCGATGTGGCCGGTCCTCCCCACCGTCCTGCTCGGGACGGTCTGCCTCCTTCTGATGATCGGCCTCAGCCTCGTTTTCCCCGATCTGGGC is a window from the Streptomyces sp. NBC_01244 genome containing:
- a CDS encoding sensor histidine kinase codes for the protein MRLNPRALLTRLPFRARLAMAFSGLFLLAGILLLAFVVVLARYGTSQQVQGISVTYGGDLPTGTATPFGPVHPTRPDPTLDPPSDVAMIQKIDRTVRAVQDTALRQMVLWSAVGLLVMALLAGFLGWWLAGRALRPVASMTEAARRISEQNLHQRLALTGPDDELHRLADTFDTMLDRLEKSFESQRRFVANASHELKTPLAVQRTTLQVGLADPLPDGLTEVREDLLNANREAEQLINALLLLARSDRGLEQTEPVDLTTTARLVVAELAPLAAESGLRLETDARSPMVLPGDPVLLRHLLTNVIRNAIQYNHPGGHVLVRAGASTVSVTNSGPRVPADRVPDLFEPFRRLDGDRTATSGHGLGLSIAASIAQAHHATLAARPGPEGGLTVTLHFP
- a CDS encoding response regulator transcription factor: MRVLVAEDHRVLARTIATGLRRQAMAVDIATTGVEAERMCLLTSYDVLVLDRDLPVMSGDEVCRRLRELTDPPRILMLTAAGELTDKVYGLTSLGADDYLAKPFDFTELVARIRALSRRTPKPPHTVLSFGNITLDETRREVSVDGNPLELSPKETAVLRLLMRAGGAPVAHDEIVRTVWDEHLDPGTSAVRTTISRLRAKLGDSCPILTAKGEGYRLCG
- a CDS encoding response regulator transcription factor, which codes for MPTILVVDDQILVRSGLVALLKAAPGITVVGEAESGETAIVAAAELRPEVILMDIRMPGIGGIAATRHILENAPWNPPKIIILTTFDLDTYVLQALRSGAGGYLLKNTPPDRLIAAIHTVHAGDTLLSPAALQELLALCAVRPAVPPATSHPADALTPREREVLTLVGAGMSNAEIAVRLVLSPATIKTHVHRCMTKLALTSRAQAVVFAYEAGLVTT
- a CDS encoding ABC transporter permease, whose protein sequence is MNFVKRAGMSLGSRRSKTAALLAIFLVICALLLGGLLLEDAAARRESDARRSIGVDVTVRKDGLTRAQADRLAAPGLVHRYNAEMRVRAAAQGFTPLTPRFPEPGGTATEDGAKSELAVNGVRDTGMLLPFSYGSTKVTAGRGITPEDEGRDVAVIEQRLADANHLKAGDTVRVRSPDGARTMPVTVVGIFRDPARDPAMWTAPHELPGNTLYVPVGTTEKLTAGTATVSEAVFKIGSPDRARRLHAETERLLGKGGFDFRVNDKAYKDQVLPIERVGTFAGLMVRVIALAGALILGLVVALQIRERRTELGVLLAMGEKKWKLIGQHAVEVAAVALPAVALAALAGSFAGQPAGEAFLGHQGHKPVSSGSTPDAEIASPTVRVEAADVGKVAGIALGMSLVSTVIPGLGILRLHPRSLLTDSE
- a CDS encoding sensor histidine kinase; the encoded protein is MTRPSAPFTIPRLQLLAQIADVVYALGSLGISAAMLHNWPDPNGYWRDNDLWSYGLLCAVYLPLAVRRRFPVPVLVWVALCDVVYLSLAHYPAVTVCGLGLACYTVASRRVRTVSVPAAVVTWLVLLWGTRLLEPGIGGLGVAFVTSTAAVTWVTGDVSRRFAERGERLAALTRQLRDEQEERTRRAVTDECMRIARELHDVIAHHVSVISIQAGVADYVFTSDPPAARQALHTAADSAREAGDEMRRMLTVLRHGTERAGSRPGEDDVQPRGLAALPPLIERVNAAGVAVRVVGEVPTRLPAGIDMCVYRIVQEALTNVLKHAHHAAVEMTFRHDTSGLSVRITDDGTGQSLPAQRDFPGHGLMGMRERATIYGGSVAAGPRPQGGYQVDLTLPIPNHQ